A region of Haladaptatus cibarius D43 DNA encodes the following proteins:
- a CDS encoding DUF7344 domain-containing protein — MSATERATERISNPVTESEPSVERKLSTDDVFHLLQSQRRRDAIRFLRDKDGPVEMRDIAEQVAAWENDTTVQTLSSSERQRAYIPLYQSHLPKLDEEGIIEYDQNRGIVRKTPLSEQLECYLDVDDEPTEDEDSRQWNAYYLGVSGAGTLLFLGAILNAPLFSLLPATVTVAVVLAAFWMVSISHSISV; from the coding sequence ATGAGCGCGACGGAGAGAGCGACCGAGCGCATCAGTAATCCAGTTACAGAAAGCGAACCGTCCGTCGAGCGCAAACTCTCGACGGACGATGTGTTTCACCTGCTTCAGAGTCAGCGTCGACGGGATGCCATCCGGTTCCTTCGAGATAAAGACGGCCCGGTCGAGATGCGCGACATCGCAGAACAGGTCGCCGCGTGGGAAAACGATACCACGGTGCAGACCCTCTCGTCCAGCGAGCGTCAGCGCGCGTACATCCCACTGTATCAGTCCCACCTGCCGAAACTCGACGAGGAAGGCATTATCGAATACGACCAGAACCGCGGTATTGTCCGAAAAACACCACTTTCCGAGCAACTAGAGTGCTACCTCGACGTGGATGACGAACCGACCGAGGACGAGGACAGTCGCCAGTGGAACGCGTACTATCTCGGCGTCTCCGGGGCTGGAACGCTCCTGTTTCTCGGCGCGATACTCAACGCTCCGTTGTTTTCGCTGCTTCCTGCTACGGTCACAGTCGCCGTGGTTTTAGCGGCGTTTTGGATGGTGTCGATTTCCCACTCTATTTCCGTGTAA
- a CDS encoding PadR family transcriptional regulator: MYDLTGFQRDLLYVINGLTEPHGLAIKEELEDYYEKDIHHGRLYPNLDTLVDKGLVEKGQVDRRTNYYTLTRRGQREIEARGEWEAKYVSEKETAELAD; this comes from the coding sequence ATGTACGACCTGACTGGCTTCCAGCGCGACCTGTTGTACGTCATCAACGGTTTGACCGAGCCGCACGGACTCGCCATCAAGGAAGAACTCGAAGATTACTACGAAAAGGACATCCATCACGGACGTCTGTACCCCAATCTCGACACGCTCGTCGATAAAGGATTGGTCGAGAAGGGCCAAGTCGACCGCCGGACGAACTACTACACCCTCACTCGTCGCGGCCAGCGCGAGATAGAGGCACGCGGCGAGTGGGAAGCGAAGTACGTCAGCGAAAAAGAAACGGCCGAACTCGCGGACTAA
- a CDS encoding UPF0058 family protein → MKKQELIHLHGLLAEVRNQYEIRNDGSIEIPDYEKTGVHPTSIHHSKTAHMEAVFELTDGLTDAMKDEEAELTPHVR, encoded by the coding sequence ATGAAGAAACAAGAGCTCATTCACCTCCACGGCCTACTGGCAGAGGTACGAAATCAGTACGAAATTAGAAATGATGGATCGATAGAAATACCCGACTACGAGAAAACTGGCGTTCATCCGACCTCGATTCACCATTCGAAAACAGCGCACATGGAAGCGGTATTCGAACTCACAGATGGACTTACTGACGCGATGAAAGATGAAGAAGCGGAGCTTACACCTCACGTTCGGTGA
- a CDS encoding DUF7344 domain-containing protein yields the protein MSAAEVHAESAESAETHVVDEDSLDIELSKDKIFHLLQTPRRRHVLRYLKDHEGTIEMRDIAEQVAAWENDITVQELTSDQRQRVYIPLYQSHLPKLDEEGIIEYNQSRGTVTRTEIANQLDRYLSTDDESDNVDDDTDDEIQWEAYYLGISVFSTILLAGSVLGAPVLATLPTVAIGGSIVAMFALVTLAQLASERSEK from the coding sequence ATGAGCGCTGCAGAGGTTCACGCGGAAAGCGCGGAAAGCGCGGAAACGCACGTTGTCGATGAGGATAGCCTCGACATCGAACTCTCGAAGGATAAGATATTCCATCTCCTTCAGACGCCGCGTCGGCGTCACGTCCTCCGATACCTGAAAGACCACGAAGGGACTATCGAGATGCGCGACATCGCAGAACAGGTCGCCGCATGGGAGAACGACATCACCGTACAGGAACTAACGTCCGACCAGCGCCAGCGCGTATACATCCCACTGTACCAGTCTCACCTGCCGAAACTCGACGAGGAAGGCATCATCGAATACAATCAGAGTCGCGGAACCGTCACGCGAACCGAGATAGCGAACCAACTCGACCGGTATCTCTCCACGGACGATGAGAGCGATAATGTGGACGACGACACCGACGACGAGATACAGTGGGAAGCGTACTACCTCGGCATCTCCGTATTCAGTACGATTCTCCTCGCCGGTTCAGTTCTTGGCGCACCTGTGCTTGCGACGCTCCCGACCGTCGCTATCGGTGGCAGCATCGTCGCCATGTTCGCACTGGTAACACTCGCACAACTCGCTTCGGAACGGAGCGAAAAGTAG
- a CDS encoding helix-turn-helix domain-containing protein has product MAHGASNSDGALDDTEESSDGVETATSPDSPRTLFAEIFVARDDLTLVPTIESVPDVTIQMEEVPTADTPLAFVSVVGTDFAKFEREIEADPTVREVTLFSATADQRVYRIRTTSSATSVFSTTTELGLRTLDVTSGNGGWVIRVQLLAREPLIELRERCLESDVQFRVQQLYDANPSAEIEGTRLTGHQRDTILTAYQSGYYNIPREISQGELANELDVSTSAISQQLRRATGQLIASTFAIEQDS; this is encoded by the coding sequence ATGGCACATGGTGCATCCAACTCTGACGGCGCCTTGGACGACACGGAGGAGTCGTCGGACGGTGTCGAAACCGCCACCTCTCCCGACTCTCCCAGAACGCTTTTCGCCGAAATTTTCGTTGCTCGTGACGATTTGACTCTTGTTCCGACTATCGAATCGGTTCCAGACGTAACGATTCAGATGGAAGAAGTGCCGACCGCGGATACTCCGCTTGCCTTCGTCTCTGTTGTCGGAACTGATTTTGCGAAATTCGAGCGTGAAATAGAGGCAGACCCCACTGTTCGTGAGGTAACGCTTTTTTCCGCGACTGCCGACCAGCGAGTGTACCGAATCCGAACGACGTCGTCCGCGACATCCGTTTTCTCTACGACTACGGAGCTCGGTCTTCGGACACTCGACGTGACGAGCGGAAACGGTGGCTGGGTCATCCGGGTGCAACTACTCGCGCGCGAACCACTTATCGAACTTCGAGAACGGTGTTTGGAGTCGGACGTTCAATTTCGGGTTCAGCAGTTGTACGACGCCAATCCGAGTGCGGAAATCGAAGGAACGAGGCTGACGGGCCACCAGCGGGATACGATTCTCACTGCGTACCAGTCCGGCTACTACAACATTCCGCGAGAGATTTCGCAGGGAGAGCTTGCGAACGAACTCGATGTCTCTACGTCGGCGATTTCACAGCAACTGCGGCGCGCGACTGGTCAGCTAATCGCCAGTACGTTTGCCATCGAACAGGACAGTTAG
- a CDS encoding helix-turn-helix transcriptional regulator — translation MNVRKIKKELEDAANVLVLAPLTPDGNQAHMELVASTPPNDANIAAVTYTQPPDQWLGDWQRSIGHLPQEMRFIHASGMSQPSDFDEQTPDGVTTAVVDPTDPMEIIVPLSSHLKSWTDDEEQPVVSVQTLTVLLEYVDFDTAFRYLHILTHRIQAAGAVGYFQMDPDIHDPETINTLKTLFDIVVEISEDGAEWTTTPAYTPQESTTETEQPADEKIEAEPQSDGPLASIRTVLSGLFERNSSDEPEPEPEPEPETNVAGESVGVEPEPQPPVGNLADEEMLTDEERIRSLLIQYGGRMKQADITSETSWSKSTVSRKLSKMENNDEITRVQIGRGNLVFLNGSEPEASKSPFEA, via the coding sequence ATGAACGTTCGTAAAATAAAAAAAGAACTCGAAGACGCCGCAAACGTCCTCGTACTCGCGCCGCTGACGCCAGACGGCAATCAGGCCCACATGGAGCTTGTAGCTTCGACGCCGCCGAACGATGCCAATATCGCGGCAGTCACCTACACACAGCCACCGGATCAGTGGCTCGGTGACTGGCAACGAAGCATCGGTCATCTACCGCAAGAGATGCGTTTCATCCACGCGAGCGGCATGAGTCAGCCGTCGGACTTCGACGAACAGACGCCCGATGGGGTAACAACGGCAGTCGTCGACCCGACCGACCCGATGGAAATCATCGTTCCTCTGAGCAGCCATCTAAAATCGTGGACTGACGACGAGGAACAACCGGTAGTATCGGTACAGACGCTCACCGTCCTCCTCGAATACGTCGATTTCGACACCGCATTCCGCTATCTCCACATTCTCACACACCGCATCCAAGCCGCCGGAGCAGTCGGCTATTTCCAGATGGATCCAGACATTCACGACCCGGAGACCATCAACACGCTAAAAACGCTGTTCGATATTGTCGTCGAAATTTCCGAAGACGGTGCCGAATGGACGACGACGCCCGCCTACACCCCACAGGAAAGCACGACGGAAACCGAGCAGCCAGCGGACGAGAAAATCGAAGCTGAACCACAATCCGACGGCCCGCTGGCTTCGATACGGACGGTTTTGTCCGGGCTGTTCGAGCGAAACTCGTCCGACGAACCGGAACCGGAACCGGAGCCTGAACCCGAAACCAACGTCGCGGGTGAATCGGTGGGTGTCGAGCCGGAGCCGCAACCGCCTGTCGGCAATCTTGCAGACGAGGAGATGCTGACGGACGAAGAGCGAATCCGTTCCTTGCTCATTCAGTACGGAGGTCGGATGAAGCAGGCAGATATTACATCGGAAACCTCGTGGTCGAAATCGACCGTGAGCAGAAAACTCTCCAAGATGGAAAACAACGACGAGATTACTCGCGTCCAGATCGGACGCGGAAACCTCGTCTTCCTGAACGGGTCGGAGCCGGAAGCGTCGAAATCACCGTTCGAAGCCTAA
- a CDS encoding helix-turn-helix domain-containing protein codes for MSVLTEFTVPAKEFILRETLEAVPDVRIEIERVVADSQHVTPYFWVTGEQLDAFECALEADKSVEAVIQLEDHSDKQFYRVVWQQRIGTISHAVSKAKATILEATSEGREWNLKLLFPDESSLTDFHDYCTEHSLSFQLTRLYESRHPDALGKYEVTTKQREALLVALESGYFSVPRDITLEDVAVELDISPNALSTRLRRGHANLITNTLRHEG; via the coding sequence ATGAGCGTTCTAACCGAGTTCACGGTACCTGCGAAAGAGTTTATTCTGCGAGAAACGCTGGAGGCAGTTCCTGACGTTCGAATAGAAATCGAGCGAGTCGTCGCGGACAGTCAGCACGTGACCCCATATTTCTGGGTGACCGGTGAACAACTCGATGCGTTCGAATGTGCGCTTGAGGCTGACAAAAGCGTCGAGGCGGTCATCCAACTCGAAGACCATAGCGACAAGCAGTTTTACCGCGTTGTCTGGCAACAACGAATCGGAACCATCTCGCACGCGGTTTCGAAGGCGAAAGCGACGATTCTCGAAGCGACAAGCGAAGGGCGCGAGTGGAACCTCAAGTTGCTGTTTCCCGACGAATCGTCACTGACGGATTTCCACGACTACTGTACGGAACATTCGCTTTCATTTCAGCTAACGCGTTTATACGAGTCTCGACACCCCGACGCACTGGGTAAGTACGAGGTGACGACAAAGCAACGAGAAGCGTTGCTGGTCGCGCTCGAATCGGGCTACTTCAGCGTTCCGCGCGATATTACCTTGGAGGACGTTGCAGTCGAACTTGACATCTCGCCGAACGCACTCTCGACGCGTCTCCGTCGTGGGCACGCAAACCTCATTACGAACACACTTCGACACGAAGGATGA
- a CDS encoding HalX domain-containing protein, protein MSDVSTVLIVDDEHAITDLHARWLEDSYDIKKAYNGTEALEQIDDSVDVVLLDRRMPDRSGREVLGEIRERGIDCRVAMVTAVEPDFDILELGFDDYICKPVSDPEQLWEVVASLETRTAYDSQVQEMMALSSKRAALEQRKDPDELAENEEYTALETRLATLRNDLSDTAMGLDDDDLHAEFYDRNTAGSKLMQSSERDDAPETEE, encoded by the coding sequence ATGTCTGACGTGTCCACCGTTCTCATCGTTGACGACGAACATGCGATTACCGACTTGCATGCTCGGTGGCTCGAAGATTCCTACGACATCAAAAAGGCGTACAATGGAACCGAGGCACTGGAGCAGATAGACGACTCCGTCGATGTCGTTCTCCTCGACCGGCGGATGCCCGATCGCTCCGGACGGGAGGTTCTCGGCGAAATCCGCGAACGAGGTATCGACTGCCGCGTTGCGATGGTGACCGCGGTAGAACCCGACTTCGATATTCTCGAACTCGGCTTCGACGACTACATCTGCAAGCCTGTTTCCGACCCAGAGCAACTTTGGGAAGTCGTCGCCTCACTCGAAACTCGTACCGCCTATGATTCGCAGGTACAGGAGATGATGGCGCTGTCTTCGAAACGAGCGGCGCTGGAGCAACGAAAAGATCCGGACGAACTTGCCGAAAACGAGGAGTACACCGCCCTCGAAACGAGGTTGGCAACCCTTCGGAACGACTTGTCCGACACCGCGATGGGACTGGACGACGACGACCTCCACGCCGAGTTCTACGACCGGAACACCGCCGGGTCGAAACTGATGCAGTCATCGGAACGAGACGACGCACCCGAAACTGAAGAGTAG
- a CDS encoding ATPase domain-containing protein, whose protein sequence is MTRNRLLRISTGVSGLDEILHGGLIPERNYLVRGDPGTGKSILGMNYLAAGAEAGESVLFANLEESEDTIRKNAETLGIDLSAVEFLDLSPDSNVFTDQQSYDIFTPTEVEQEPLARTITEQVESIDPDRVFIDPITRLRHLTSSQYQFRRQVISLMHFLKEQGATVLFTSQNTQQSSDNDLQYLSDGSIELERTFANRTITVPKFRGSAIRRGNHTMCIEEGGIIVYPELSHDDRGREFVADPISSGLPQVDELLHGGFERGTISILSGPSGVGKTTLGTQFMKEAAGRGERSVIYLFEETEKTFRRRCHSIGIQVESMAREASLAIEAVEPLRLSALEFARKVRREVEENDTDIVMIDGIDGYRLSLRGESSDLTRRLHSLCRSLKDMGVTVILVDQTSTVAGEFSATDAGVSYLADNIVFLQYVETLGRMRKAIGVLKKRTSDFERTLREFHITEQGIRVGEPITGLHGVLNGSLQLADNPEQIPSHDD, encoded by the coding sequence ATGACGCGGAACCGCCTACTGCGCATCTCAACGGGAGTGTCCGGTCTGGACGAGATACTGCATGGTGGACTCATTCCGGAACGGAACTACCTCGTCCGAGGTGACCCCGGAACGGGAAAGTCGATTCTCGGGATGAACTATCTCGCCGCCGGTGCTGAGGCGGGCGAATCTGTGTTGTTCGCCAACTTAGAGGAATCCGAGGACACTATCCGGAAGAACGCAGAAACGCTCGGTATCGACCTTTCTGCTGTCGAGTTCCTCGATTTGAGTCCTGATTCAAACGTCTTCACTGACCAACAATCCTACGATATCTTCACGCCGACCGAAGTCGAGCAGGAACCGTTGGCGCGAACGATTACGGAACAGGTCGAGTCTATCGACCCGGATCGAGTGTTCATCGACCCGATTACCCGCCTTCGCCATCTCACGTCGAGTCAGTACCAGTTCCGTCGGCAGGTTATCTCCCTGATGCATTTTCTCAAAGAACAGGGCGCTACGGTGTTGTTTACCTCGCAGAACACCCAACAGTCGTCGGACAACGATTTGCAGTATCTGTCCGACGGCAGTATCGAACTCGAACGGACGTTCGCCAACCGAACGATAACTGTGCCGAAGTTTCGTGGCTCGGCGATTCGACGGGGGAACCATACGATGTGCATCGAGGAGGGTGGCATCATCGTCTATCCCGAACTCTCGCACGACGACCGCGGGCGAGAGTTCGTCGCCGACCCGATTTCGTCCGGTCTTCCCCAAGTCGATGAACTGCTTCACGGTGGTTTCGAACGCGGAACGATTTCCATCCTGAGTGGGCCGTCGGGCGTCGGCAAAACGACGTTGGGGACGCAGTTCATGAAGGAGGCCGCAGGCCGGGGTGAACGGTCGGTTATCTACCTGTTCGAGGAGACAGAAAAAACGTTTCGCCGACGCTGTCACTCCATCGGAATTCAGGTCGAATCCATGGCGCGGGAAGCGTCGCTCGCCATCGAAGCAGTCGAGCCACTTCGCCTGTCCGCGCTCGAATTTGCTCGCAAAGTGCGTCGGGAGGTCGAGGAAAACGACACGGACATTGTGATGATCGACGGCATCGACGGCTATCGCCTCTCTCTTCGTGGAGAGTCCAGTGATCTGACCCGACGCCTCCACTCACTCTGTCGGTCGCTGAAGGATATGGGCGTGACCGTCATCCTCGTTGACCAGACGAGCACGGTCGCTGGCGAGTTTTCGGCGACCGACGCTGGCGTCAGCTATCTCGCGGACAATATCGTTTTTCTTCAGTACGTAGAGACACTGGGCCGGATGCGAAAGGCTATCGGCGTGCTGAAGAAACGAACGAGCGACTTCGAACGAACCCTCCGTGAATTTCACATTACGGAACAGGGTATCAGGGTCGGTGAACCGATCACAGGACTTCACGGCGTTCTGAACGGGTCACTCCAACTGGCCGACAATCCGGAGCAGATTCCATCGCACGATGATTAG
- a CDS encoding sensor histidine kinase: MSTQLSARSILLLIDHRRNRRLLADWLNSEYEVILPENGVETTFDLCIVDETSFSRYRDELDARKESALPTFLPYLLVTSTTSPARTPEVWKGVDEVITTPIEKAVLQARIDGLLERRRLSVEIEREKEQSEERFRTLFQTAPDPVFVLDADGRIQSVNDAFCQVSGLERTAVLGERVENIHAFPNDSLERLTADICGQEDDDQLPPYSVTYMTPDGETRYAEINTAQMQFDTERPEIIGIFRDVTEHKRRKQELQHQNERLDEFASMLAHELRNPLGIAQGYLRVAELENADDAFDEVREAHDRMERMINEMLDLARRPGAIEDTERTEFHDIIESAWSRMAPPEATLVLENVGGEISADVDRLSQVFENLFRNAVEHVGEDVTVRVERLSDGILVEDDGPGIPAEHRDTVFQSGYTTDNGTGLGLSIARQIVEAHGWDIDVAEGNDGGARFEITGMQFGERAE, from the coding sequence ATGAGTACACAACTTTCCGCCAGAAGTATTCTCCTGCTCATCGACCATCGGCGAAACCGACGGTTGCTGGCCGACTGGTTGAACTCCGAGTACGAAGTCATCCTCCCTGAAAACGGCGTTGAAACCACGTTCGACCTCTGTATCGTGGACGAGACGTCATTTAGCCGCTACCGCGACGAACTCGACGCTCGAAAGGAGTCGGCGTTGCCGACGTTCCTTCCTTACTTGCTGGTCACATCGACTACCTCTCCGGCACGAACACCGGAAGTGTGGAAGGGTGTCGATGAAGTCATTACGACACCCATCGAGAAGGCGGTACTACAGGCGCGCATCGACGGATTGTTGGAGCGACGCAGGCTCTCGGTCGAAATCGAACGTGAGAAAGAACAAAGCGAGGAGCGGTTTCGAACGCTGTTTCAGACTGCGCCCGACCCCGTCTTCGTCCTCGATGCGGACGGTCGGATACAGTCCGTCAACGACGCGTTTTGTCAAGTGTCCGGACTCGAACGAACTGCCGTTCTCGGCGAACGCGTAGAGAACATTCACGCATTCCCCAACGATTCGCTCGAACGACTGACCGCGGACATTTGTGGACAGGAAGATGACGACCAACTCCCACCGTATTCGGTGACGTATATGACGCCGGATGGGGAGACACGCTATGCGGAAATCAACACGGCGCAAATGCAGTTCGACACGGAGCGCCCGGAGATAATCGGTATTTTCCGCGACGTGACCGAACACAAGCGCAGAAAACAGGAACTCCAACACCAGAACGAACGGTTGGACGAGTTTGCGAGCATGCTCGCACACGAACTTCGGAACCCGTTGGGAATCGCACAGGGGTATCTTCGGGTTGCGGAGTTAGAAAACGCCGACGACGCCTTCGATGAAGTTCGTGAAGCACACGACAGAATGGAGCGGATGATAAACGAAATGCTCGACCTCGCGCGCAGGCCAGGGGCCATCGAGGACACGGAGCGGACGGAGTTCCACGACATCATCGAAAGCGCGTGGTCGAGGATGGCCCCCCCCGAGGCAACCCTCGTGTTGGAAAACGTCGGTGGGGAGATTTCGGCCGACGTTGACCGGCTGAGTCAGGTGTTCGAAAATCTGTTTCGAAACGCCGTGGAACACGTCGGCGAGGACGTAACCGTTCGCGTTGAGCGCCTTTCCGATGGGATTCTGGTTGAGGACGACGGCCCCGGGATTCCGGCGGAACACCGCGATACCGTCTTCCAGAGCGGGTACACGACCGACAACGGAACCGGCCTCGGTCTTTCTATCGCTCGACAAATCGTCGAAGCTCACGGTTGGGATATTGACGTCGCCGAAGGGAACGACGGCGGTGCTAGATTCGAAATCACGGGGATGCAGTTCGGTGAACGGGCGGAGTGA
- a CDS encoding DUF7563 family protein → MAKAEQSDGSQTGIVSRKRQVWRLKSNPSRYVTCQNPTCKNDHVDPKFVRMFGAEGVVFACPECTPWGALKHGAAASPTFERRVSL, encoded by the coding sequence ATGGCTAAAGCCGAACAGTCCGATGGCAGTCAGACCGGTATCGTCAGCCGTAAACGACAGGTGTGGAGACTGAAATCGAATCCAAGTAGATACGTGACGTGTCAAAATCCGACGTGTAAGAACGACCACGTCGACCCGAAATTCGTTCGGATGTTTGGGGCAGAGGGTGTGGTGTTCGCCTGCCCAGAATGTACTCCGTGGGGCGCGTTGAAGCACGGTGCCGCCGCAAGTCCAACCTTCGAACGCCGGGTAAGCCTTTGA
- the tenA gene encoding thiaminase II, producing the protein MAFSDQLLTDGEALWNAQKEHPFVVELAEGTLDPAAFRHWVEQDYRYLLDYARVFAIGGCKARDEETMTHLLGISHAILADELELHREFADEYGISRAELEAVTKAPTCVAYTNYLLRVAYEGSLAELAAAIYPCGQGYLDIADHMATIAEEEHRYTPFIEKYTSDEFRESVEWMRTFVDHCAEEYPGEQQAMKEAFLTSTRLETTFWGMAYRRETWDSPR; encoded by the coding sequence ATGGCGTTCAGCGACCAACTACTGACCGACGGCGAAGCCCTCTGGAACGCACAGAAAGAACACCCGTTCGTGGTCGAATTGGCCGAGGGAACCCTCGACCCGGCGGCGTTTCGCCACTGGGTCGAACAGGATTACCGGTACCTTCTCGATTACGCTCGCGTGTTCGCCATCGGCGGGTGCAAGGCGCGCGACGAGGAGACGATGACCCACCTACTCGGGATTTCACACGCGATTCTCGCCGACGAGTTGGAACTTCATCGGGAGTTCGCCGATGAGTACGGAATTTCACGAGCCGAACTCGAAGCAGTCACAAAAGCGCCGACGTGCGTCGCGTACACGAACTACCTTCTTCGAGTTGCCTACGAGGGGTCGCTCGCTGAACTCGCCGCGGCGATTTACCCGTGCGGACAAGGCTACCTCGACATTGCAGACCACATGGCGACCATCGCAGAAGAGGAGCATCGGTACACTCCCTTCATCGAGAAGTACACGAGCGACGAATTTCGAGAATCGGTGGAATGGATGCGCACGTTCGTTGACCACTGTGCCGAGGAATACCCGGGAGAACAGCAAGCGATGAAAGAGGCGTTTTTGACGAGTACGCGTCTTGAAACAACATTCTGGGGAATGGCGTATCGGCGGGAAACGTGGGATAGCCCAAGATAG
- the hisS gene encoding histidine--tRNA ligase, with translation MDEFESLKGFYDRYPGEWAAWRKIVDTVEETGREFGFREIDAPSVEPTDLFRVKSGEDIVEETYSFEDKGGREVTLIPEQTPTRARLVQQRKDLGTPIKWFDTSKRWRYEAVQKGRDREFFQTDFDIFGVESVEADAEIIACAGTIFEKLGVADSVEFRLNDRKLLDALLRGIGVGESKDVMRVIDKKEKINREEFLDKLETEGVDPETAEEIDELTAISGEMERALVELSDKAPESEAADEAIGRMHELYDALSAYGVESMCTFDLSIVRGMDYYTGLVFEAFATESDLRALFGGGRYDDLIGQFGSRDVPAIGFAFGYSPTMHLMKELGEWPEEDVSTDAYVLSVSDSVGEIGLEYAMGLRQGGLTVETDLTDRSVGEQFGYADRINAEYTVVVGERDLNEGVVTVQNMESGEEEQVPKDEVVEHVLDLL, from the coding sequence ATGGACGAGTTCGAGAGCCTAAAGGGCTTTTACGACCGCTATCCCGGAGAGTGGGCGGCGTGGCGCAAAATCGTGGACACCGTCGAGGAGACGGGCCGCGAGTTCGGCTTCCGCGAAATCGACGCGCCGAGCGTCGAACCCACCGACCTATTCCGGGTAAAGTCGGGCGAAGACATCGTCGAGGAGACGTACAGTTTCGAGGACAAAGGTGGGCGCGAAGTTACCTTGATTCCCGAACAGACGCCGACTCGGGCGCGGTTGGTGCAACAGCGCAAAGACCTCGGAACCCCGATTAAGTGGTTCGACACCTCGAAACGCTGGCGCTACGAGGCGGTACAAAAGGGCCGCGACCGCGAGTTTTTCCAAACCGACTTCGACATCTTCGGCGTCGAATCCGTCGAGGCCGACGCGGAAATCATCGCCTGTGCTGGCACCATCTTCGAGAAACTCGGCGTGGCGGACTCTGTCGAGTTCAGACTGAACGATCGCAAACTGCTCGACGCACTGCTTCGCGGAATCGGCGTCGGCGAGAGCAAGGACGTGATGCGCGTCATCGACAAGAAGGAGAAAATCAACAGAGAAGAGTTTTTGGACAAGCTCGAAACCGAGGGTGTTGACCCGGAAACGGCCGAAGAAATCGACGAACTCACCGCCATCAGCGGCGAGATGGAACGCGCGCTGGTCGAACTTTCCGATAAGGCTCCCGAAAGCGAGGCCGCAGACGAAGCAATCGGGCGGATGCACGAACTCTACGATGCGCTTTCGGCCTACGGCGTCGAATCGATGTGCACCTTCGACCTCTCCATCGTGCGCGGGATGGACTACTACACCGGCCTAGTGTTCGAGGCGTTCGCCACCGAAAGCGACCTGCGCGCTCTGTTCGGTGGAGGCCGGTACGACGACCTCATCGGCCAGTTCGGAAGTCGAGACGTTCCGGCAATCGGGTTCGCGTTCGGCTACTCGCCGACGATGCACCTGATGAAGGAATTGGGAGAGTGGCCGGAAGAAGACGTTTCGACCGACGCCTACGTCCTGTCTGTGTCCGATTCCGTGGGAGAAATCGGATTGGAGTACGCGATGGGGCTTCGTCAAGGCGGATTGACGGTCGAAACAGACCTCACCGACCGCAGTGTCGGCGAACAGTTCGGCTACGCCGACCGCATCAACGCCGAATATACGGTCGTCGTCGGCGAGCGCGACCTAAACGAGGGTGTCGTGACGGTACAGAACATGGAGTCGGGTGAGGAAGAGCAGGTTCCGAAGGATGAGGTCGTCGAACACGTCCTCGACCTGCTGTAG